A part of Entelurus aequoreus isolate RoL-2023_Sb linkage group LG03, RoL_Eaeq_v1.1, whole genome shotgun sequence genomic DNA contains:
- the LOC133645819 gene encoding troponin I, fast skeletal muscle-like: MSEKKMSASRRHHLKSVILHIAFTWLEQEKADMAVTKQNHMSEHCSRPSQSGDQATLMDTCKKLNALIEKLDEERYDLESKVKKTDKEIEDLKFKVIDLAGVKKPALKKVRMSADAMLKALLGSKHTVNMELRANLKQVKKEVKEEPLEAVGDWRKNIEDKADRKKMFETS, from the exons ATGTCCGA AAAGAAGATGTCAGCCAGCCGCCGGCATCACCTCAAG AGTGTGATCCTGCACATCGCCTTCACCTGGCTGGAGCAGGAGAAGGCAGACATGGCGGTGACCAAGCAGAACCACATGTCGGAGCACTGCAGCAGGCCCAGCCAGAGCGGGGACCAGGCCACACTCATG GACACGTGCAAGAAGCTGAACGCTCTCATCGAGAAGTTGGACGAGGAACGCTACGACCTGGAGTCCAAagtgaagaaaacagacaaagag ATTGAAGACCTGAAGTTCAAGGTCATCGACCTGGCGGGCGTCAAGAAGCCCGCCCTGAAGAAGGTGCGCATGTCCGCCGACGCCATGTTGAAGGCTCTGCTTGGATCCAAACACACCGTCAACATGGAACTCAGAGCCAACCTCAAGCAGGTCAAGAAGGAAGTCAAAGAGGAg CCCTTAGAGGCGGTGGGCGACTGGCGCAAGAACATTGAAGACAAAGCTGACAGGAAGAAGATGTTCGAGACTTCCTAA
- the LOC133645818 gene encoding troponin I, fast skeletal muscle-like, with translation MSEAKKMGSSRRHHMKSLMLQIAASWLEQEAVAMVATKKAHMAEKCPAPDLGGDQASLMDVCKKLQHIIEKMDEERYDTEFKVSKADKEIQDLKMKVVELAGVKKPALKKVRMSADSMLQALLGSKHKVTMDLRSNLKQVKKEVKEEAVEAVGDWRKNVEDKADRKKMFETS, from the exons ATGTCCGA GGCAAAGAAAATGGGGTCGAGTCGCCGGCATCACATGAAG AGTTTGATGCTGCAGATCGCCGCCAGCTGGTTGGAGCAGGAAGCCGTCGCCATGGTCGCCACCAAGAAAGCTCACATGGCGGAGAAGTGCCCCGCCCCCGACCTTGGCGGGGACCAGGCTTCTCTGATG GACGTCTGCAAGAAGCTGCAGCACATCATCGAGAAGATGGACGAGGAGCGCTACGACACCGAGTTCAAAGTGTCTAAGGCGGACAAGGAG ATCCAGGACTTGAAGATGAAGGTGGTGGAGCTGGCGGGCGTCAAGAAGCCCGCCCTGAAGAAGGTGCGCATGTCGGCCGACTCCATGCTGCAGGCGCTGCTGGGCTCCAAGCACAAGGTCACCATGGACCTCAGGTCCAACCTCAAGCAGGTCAAGAAGGAGGTCAAGGAGGAG GCGGTGGAGGCCGTGGGCGACTGGCGTAAGAACGTGGAGGATAAAGCCGACAGGAAGAAGATGTTTGAGACTTCCTGA
- the LOC133646961 gene encoding troponin I, fast skeletal muscle-like: protein MATEKRLSARRKHQLKSCMLVVANNLLEAEATEKVGERERFLSDKCPTLDLPHSGNELRELCQKLHEQLDMSEEERYSLEFKLNMVVSEVRDLNIKIVDMRGKFKRPRLKKVRMSADAMLKALLGSKHTVNMDLRANLKQVKKEVKEEDKQLRDVGDWRKNIEDKSDRKKMFDS from the exons AGTTGCATGCTGGTGGTCGCCAACAACCTGCTGGAGGCCGAGGCCACGGAGAAGGTCGGCGAGCGGGAGAGGTTCCTGTCGGACAAGTGTCCTACTTTGGATCTGCCACACAGCGGCAACGAGCTGAGG GAGCTGTGCCAGAAGCTCCACGAGCAGCTGGACATGAGCGAGGAGGAGCGCTACAGTCTGGAGTTCAAGCTCAACATGGTGGTGAGCGAGGTGCGGGACCTCAACATCAAGATCGTGGACATGAGGGGCAAGTTCAAGCGCCCTCGCCTGAAGAAGGTGCGCATGTCTGCGGACGCCATGTTGAAGGCTCTGCTGGGCTCCAAGCACACGGTCAACATGGACCTGAGGGCCAACCTCAAGCAGGTCAAGAAGGAGGTCAAAGAGGAG GACAAGCAGCTGCGCGACGTGGGCGACTGGCGTAAGAACATCGAGGACAAGTCGGACAGGAAGAAGATGTTCGACAGTTAA